The Vigna angularis cultivar LongXiaoDou No.4 chromosome 6, ASM1680809v1, whole genome shotgun sequence genome contains the following window.
AGTGCTGAAGGGGTTGATTCTGTGGATGTTGAAGTTCATGAAGCAGTTGATAATATCATAATGATTGATGCAGTGGAGGATCTTCTGGATTCTCATAAACTTGACGTTGACACTAGCAACTCTGACTGTTTTGAACTCCCTAATCATACTACTACCATCTCACAAGAAGGTGAAGATTTAAGAGTCAGTGTTTCTCCATCAAGTCAGGGTGATTCCCAGGGTATTCCATATAAGAAGTTATCTGCATCTGCAGCTCCATTCAATCCGGCACTAGGCATTGCACGAGCTGCACCAGTTCCTGTTCCGCCAATTGGGCCCTGGCCAGTAAATATGAATGTTCACCATGGACCTGCTACCATGTTACCAGCAGTTACCCAAATGTGTTCCTCTCCTCACCATGCATACCCATCACCTCCACCTACACCAAACATGATACAACCATTGCCATTCATGTATCCTCCTTATACTCAGCCTCAATCAATACCATCCAACAATTTTCCAGTTACTAGCAGCGCATTTCATGTCAATCAGTTCGCATGGCAATATAATATGAACTCATCTGTATCTAATTTTGGTCCCAATGCAGTATGGCCTGGTTGTCATGCGGTGGAATTTCCTCCTCTGGCACCTAGCATCAAACCAATTCCTGATCCCATTTTGGAGCCACAAAAACAGCATCATGTTTCAAAAAGTTCAAGCTCCGCTTTTGTTCTGCCGGAGGGCTTTACTAATGATGGTGGATACAAGAAAGAGGGGCAACCTTTAGAATCAGAGACTGGCGAGGATGAAGTGGGTAGAGTTCACGCAGAAAGTGTGAAAGAAAATGGGAATCCTAATTTTCATGAGTTTGAAAATGCTGGGGACAAACCCAATAATGACATTGGCTTGAATAAGATCAGCAGAAATGAAAAGAACATAGATGGTGAGAAAACGTTCAGTATTTTGATTAGGGGAAGAAGAAACCGGAAGCAGACACTAAGAATGCCAATAAGTTTGCTAACTAGACCCAGTAGCTCACAGTCATTCAAGGTTACTTATAACCGCGTTGTCAGAGGAAGTGATGTACCCAAGTCCATCAACTTGTCTTCTGGAAGAGATTGTACAGCTACTGCTTAACCCAAAGTCTCTTTGTTGTTACTAATAAACTATAGCAGAATTACTGCCAATAAAGGAGAGATATCTCACAATTTCATGTGCAAAAGGAGATGTGGTTTTCGATCATTTATGGAACTCAATCACAATTTCCTTCAGCTAACTATGTATCTACCTTGCCAAGGGAAGTTTCTGTGAGTATTCTACTTTTCTGCAGAAATTTAACTTCTGGAAAAGTTAATACACAATGTTGTATAATTTATTCATTCTGTCCATTGCCCCAAACAACACGTGCTCTAAAAACAATGCATCATTTATTGTTTGAAGAAAATATAGTTGCACCAGTGAAGCCTCTTACGTCATGGAACTAGATTTGACCTTGACTGAAAGATCAGGAGGGTTATTTTTCTACCAAAAGCTGGAGCTATTTTATTGATTCCGTTGTCCCAGCTAGTCGCAGCTTATCATCTAGAATCACTAGGGTGCATTATTTGATTATTAGTTGGGACATGGAATTGTTCTTGTGAATCAAAATCTTATTGGAGTTGCTGCAAACAGCAGCCAATAGTTATCTTTGTTCAGCATGCAGGGTCATCGCTATCAGTTGTGGGGTCGCAGAGGCACCTTGACGGtggaaaacaattttcaatatCTAGTTAGGCAATTTTGACATGCTGAATTACAGGATTATAGATCGTGTCTAATTTTCCTTTTGTTACATCATTGGCAATagttttgttaattaatttggTTCTTTTGTATATACTTCTTTGGAATAATTTCCCGTGTATTGGTGGTTCTCTTTTTCTGTTTGACTTGATATCTTTTTTGGTTACATTTGGAATCTTGTGAAAGTTCTATCAATGAAAGATCATTGTTTGATACAATTGAGTAGAAGTATGAACTATATCTGACTACAATTGTTGTGCGCGCGTGAGCAGATTTCTTTTGATCTACATGCATTTTATCATGTACAGTTAGAAAGAATTAGCTACATTATTTGTAATTCAGTTAAAgtataacaagaaaaataaggtatactaaaatgtatttaatgGAATAACAGAATAAACAAGCTGCGGCAGCaacatttattttgattaacatctgttaatttttttcttactgaaaaaggggaagaaaacattaaattatttgaacCCTTCTAACTGGTGTAAATACACTGGTTAAGGAATCAATATATTGATTAgcattttctttcaattttacaaaaaaaagggGTGATGAATAATACTTAGTTGGGATTGAGTTTTGTATAGGGAACCAGTAGTCCTATTATATACGATAATGTTCCATGGACATCCTAACAAGTGTCTACACCtggagagaaaaagaatagAATAGAAACAGATATGGTAGATGAGCGATATGATATGATAAAAGAGGTATTAATCGagtgtttaaaaaatattaatctatCAATTTTAGGGTCATTTATAGCGAGTTATTTATTGCCAGGGTGTCAATTTCTAATTATCCTGCCAATCCATTGTTGATTTTTTAGGCGCTGGGACTTCAGCAAACCCCTATTCCTGCCTGTTAGAAGAACAGATTGCAAACTCGTGTTCTTGGAAAATCGACGGCTTGAAGGTTTCCTATTTCTAACAAAAGCGATACCTGTGCTACGGAACTATGTCCTCATTTAATCAAAAGATGATCATTCACCAAACTCCGATCCTTAAATTTCAACACATTTTCACAGATAATAACAGAATATAAATGTAAACGTGGGCATCATACTCCTGATCATGAAGACCCAATTAAGAAGCAAAAAAGGTTCGATCTCAAGTAACAGGTTCAGTTGAGGAAGAAGACAAACGTTAGATTGTCCATCTTGGCAAACGTCTAGGTGGCTAAAATATCTATCTACACCAAGAAAGCTCCACATCTCAGTTCACATGTAGTAGGGTGAATGAGGTTTAGTCTGATGTGGCTGAATGTGACAATTGACACAACTTGTACAAGTGCAAACAAAACTGGAAGCAAACACATTCACCCTGCTTCAAGAAAGTATCACGCATAAAAGATAAGCTGGCTCTTCAGCATAAATTTCAGTAAAATGATGAAGTAGTATGAAACAAGGGAAAAGGGCTCGTACCTTTAGCAAGATTGGTTGGAAAGGTTGCTTCTCCAACTGGGTCCATTTGGAAAGTGTGAGGAAGAGAACGCTTTTGTGACCTTTTCAAATACGCCAATACCTCGAGAACGATAACTGCCACAAGTATAATGCTAACAAGGAATCCATAGCTTATCTTCCAATCGTTCCCTGCACCCGCAGCTCGCATCCCTAACACTATATTCAAGGCTGCAAAGAAAAGCGCCATTCTTCCAAACCAACTGTGATACAAATTCCAAATGTTTCTAAACTTGGAATCCTTGTCTGGCCTCAAGAAAAATGCCAATATCTGAACCCACAGCTTAAAATGTTAGTTCAATTTGTACATTAGATGGAAATCATATTTCTCAAGCATCAAGCTAAATATTATGCAAGTCAAAAATTAGAGCACTGTCTCTGTCTCTCTGCATAAGACTTAACTAATTTAAAGACCTTCTTTCCTAATTAATagacatttaaaaatattgttaatttagTTAAGGGTTTCATAGTAATAGGTAGAGGACTGAACATTGGGTGTGATAGACGATATGAGTCAGTGGCAGACCTGAAGAATACTTAAGACAAGAACAAATATGCCTATGCCTCTGTGAGCTGGTATGTGAACATGCACACTTCTATAGAGTTGTAATCCAAGAAGGACTGTGGCAAGACCAAACGCAAATCCCACGAATTGAATGACTGAATGGAGATAAAACCATAGGGGATCCTTGTGCCTGAAGTACCTAGCAATAATTGCCCCCACAGGCAGGATTAGGCCCCACCCTAATACACCCACTATTCCATGGCTCTTTCTTATCTGAATCAACCAATTGGATACCGGGCCCGTAGAACCTGCCATAACAATTATCATTGTCAAATTTCTTTTCTGGAAATTTTTTATCATACAGTATACGCTACGCAAGTTACATCACGTCATATGAAAAAGAGATCTGAATAAACCCTGATTCCAGTTTATGAATGTTGTCCACTTTGGATCCTAATGGTAGAATTTTAGGGTGAAAAAAATGGACTTGTTAAAATCAATTGAAGTGATTTATGAACCGGGCTTTGTTCAAATGCTTATGCAACAAtatagaataattaattatgaagtaAAGTGGCACGTCTGGTTTTGCATACCTGAAGAAAAATCGAATATAACCGCTGTTTTGTCTTCATGTTTTGATAGATGATGGTTCAGTGGACGTTTAGTACTGAAAGCCAATAAAATCGGTTGCTTCCCAAATGGAGTTGTCGCTTGTAGCTGAAACGCTACGTAAATTTCAGCTCCATTTGTTGCCACTGCAGCTGGTACATTATTCAGAGGCAGTTCACCTTTGTCTACAATTACTTCTGATTGCCTTCTACCCCTTAGATAAAATTGCT
Protein-coding sequences here:
- the LOC108342040 gene encoding cytochrome b561 and DOMON domain-containing protein At3g61750 isoform X1, which translates into the protein MAKLRSWTQIWRSIVGMCILNFVLYFKIVTLADDTGSNSIVSEGDCKNTNYQIFLPPPYQNISSTICKPVWHSYELRYTKTGDTTTIILSAPYTVGWVGIGFSRDGMMAGSSAMVGWVNKHGHAKVKQFYLRGRRQSEVIVDKGELPLNNVPAAVATNGAEIYVAFQLQATTPFGKQPILLAFSTKRPLNHHLSKHEDKTAVIFDFSSGSTGPVSNWLIQIRKSHGIVGVLGWGLILPVGAIIARYFRHKDPLWFYLHSVIQFVGFAFGLATVLLGLQLYRSVHVHIPAHRGIGIFVLVLSILQILAFFLRPDKDSKFRNIWNLYHSWFGRMALFFAALNIVLGMRAAGAGNDWKISYGFLVSIILVAVIVLEVLAYLKRSQKRSLPHTFQMDPVGEATFPTNLAKAG
- the LOC108342040 gene encoding cytochrome b561 and DOMON domain-containing protein At3g61750 isoform X2; translation: MAKLRSWTQIWRSIVGMCILNFVLYFKIVTLADDTGSNSIVSEGDCKNTNYQIFLPPPYQNISSTICKPVWHSYELRYTKTGDTTTIILSAPYTVGWVGIGFSRDGMMAGSSAMVGWVNKHGHAKVKQFYLRGRRQSEVIVDKGELPLNNVPAAVATNGAEIYVAFQLQATTPFGKQPILLAFSTKRPLNHHLSKHEDKTAVIFDFSSGSTGPVSNWLIQIRKSHGIVGVLGWGLILPVGAIIARYFRHKDPLWFYLHSVIQFVGFAFGLATVLLGLQLYRSVHVHIPAHRGIGIFVLVLSILQILAFFLRPDKDSKFRNIWNLYHSWFGRMALFFAALNIVLGMRAAGAGNDWKISYGFLVSIILVAVIVLEVLAYLKRSQKRSLPHTFQMDPVGEATFPTNLAKG